In one Cystobacter fuscus DSM 2262 genomic region, the following are encoded:
- the coxB gene encoding cytochrome c oxidase subunit II, whose protein sequence is MNEFFRQVLFLPEQASTFARDVDHLHYVILSTAMFMATLIFGVAGLFLIRYRRRSESQATRRVQTSLFWEVLFVGSPLSVFLAWFFIGYHDFVWMQTPPPEAMDVYVVAKQWMWKFTYPEGPNSIGVLRVPVGRPVRLLLTSRDVIHSFYVPAFRVKQDALPGAYTQTWFEVTRPGRYRVMCAEYCGLKHSEMWAEVVALSPEDYAAWLREQSGGPVALRDATPGAPEREEPLVPARLAMEYSAEAPHGELMTAERGTLAERGERVAAEKGCLRCHTVDGTQHIGPTWWGLYRREERLEGGGTVVADEAYLTESMMKPQEKQVEGYAPVMPSYQGQLEAAEVAALIEYIRTLRGARRDGIGTGGPVYEPIDGR, encoded by the coding sequence CTGAACGAGTTCTTCCGTCAGGTGCTCTTCCTTCCGGAGCAGGCGTCCACGTTCGCGCGGGACGTGGACCACCTGCACTACGTCATCCTGAGCACGGCGATGTTCATGGCCACGCTCATCTTCGGGGTGGCGGGGCTCTTCCTCATCCGCTACCGGCGGCGCTCGGAGTCGCAGGCCACGCGCAGGGTGCAGACGTCGCTCTTCTGGGAGGTGCTCTTCGTGGGCTCGCCGCTCTCGGTGTTCCTCGCGTGGTTCTTCATCGGCTACCACGACTTCGTATGGATGCAGACGCCGCCGCCCGAGGCGATGGACGTCTACGTGGTGGCCAAGCAGTGGATGTGGAAGTTCACCTATCCCGAGGGCCCCAACTCCATCGGGGTGCTGAGGGTGCCGGTGGGCCGGCCGGTGCGGCTGCTGCTCACCAGCCGGGACGTCATCCATTCCTTCTACGTGCCGGCGTTCCGGGTGAAGCAGGACGCGCTGCCGGGGGCCTATACCCAGACGTGGTTCGAGGTGACGCGGCCGGGCCGCTACCGGGTGATGTGCGCGGAGTACTGCGGACTGAAGCACTCGGAGATGTGGGCCGAGGTCGTGGCGCTCTCGCCGGAGGACTACGCGGCGTGGCTGCGTGAGCAGAGCGGGGGCCCGGTGGCGCTGCGGGACGCGACGCCCGGGGCTCCCGAGCGCGAGGAGCCCCTCGTCCCGGCGCGCCTGGCGATGGAGTACTCGGCGGAGGCGCCGCATGGGGAGCTGATGACGGCGGAGCGGGGAACGCTGGCCGAGCGGGGCGAGCGGGTGGCGGCGGAGAAGGGGTGTTTGAGGTGCCACACGGTGGATGGCACGCAGCACATCGGGCCCACGTGGTGGGGGCTGTACCGGCGCGAGGAGCGGCTGGAGGGGGGAGGGACGGTGGTGGCGGACGAGGCGTACCTCACCGAGTCGATGATGAAGCCGCAGGAGAAGCAGGTGGAGGGCTACGCGCCGGTGATGCCGTCGTACCAGGGGCAACTGGAGGCGGCGGAGGTGGCGGCGCTCATCGAGTACATCCGGACGCTGCGCGGGGCGCGGCGGGACGGCATCGGGACGGGAGGGCCCGTGTATGAACCCATCGACGGCAGGTAG
- a CDS encoding DUF3341 domain-containing protein, with product MRYWVVGEFGSGAEAKRALTALRERGCPADSLDAFSPYPVEGLDEVLGLKPSPLRGLALMAGLSGAVLAYGVQWWTNAVDWPLNVGNRPPHSWPAFIPITFETTVLFASLTLFFGLMVLFRFPRPHHPLFELESFRSASTGGFWVSVTTREHARTEVLLGHLRELSARTTAVVEEEA from the coding sequence ATGCGCTACTGGGTGGTGGGGGAGTTCGGCTCGGGGGCGGAGGCGAAGCGGGCGCTCACGGCGCTGCGCGAGCGCGGCTGCCCGGCGGACTCGCTGGATGCCTTCTCGCCCTACCCGGTGGAGGGCCTCGACGAGGTGCTCGGGTTGAAGCCCTCGCCCCTGCGGGGCCTCGCGCTCATGGCGGGACTGTCGGGGGCGGTGCTGGCCTATGGGGTGCAGTGGTGGACCAACGCGGTGGACTGGCCCCTCAACGTGGGCAACCGGCCGCCGCACTCCTGGCCGGCCTTCATTCCCATCACCTTCGAGACGACGGTGCTCTTCGCCTCGCTGACGCTCTTCTTCGGGCTGATGGTGCTCTTCCGCTTTCCCCGGCCCCACCACCCGCTCTTCGAGCTGGAGTCCTTCCGCAGCGCGTCCACCGGCGGCTTCTGGGTGAGCGTCACCACGCGCGAGCACGCCCGGACGGAGGTGCTGCTCGGCCACCTGCGCGAGCTGTCGGCGCGCACCACGGCGGTGGTGGAGGAGGAGGCATGA
- a CDS encoding c-type cytochrome — protein sequence MRRALGGLLLAGVLGGCSVDFQGWAGMKDQPKGLPFRENAFFADGRTMRQPPPDTVPRSRRGVSRRFLTGREAPDAGYVEELPLELTREFVEGGQGAYDIYCAACHGVLGDGVSQVARNMGLREPPSLVDLPEYADGYVYAVISEGYGLMPGYAEKLTPSQRWAVVAYMRALRESQRARLGDVPPEARERLLQEGAP from the coding sequence ATGAGGCGCGCGCTCGGAGGGCTCTTGCTGGCCGGGGTGCTCGGGGGGTGCTCGGTGGACTTCCAGGGGTGGGCGGGGATGAAGGATCAACCCAAGGGCCTGCCGTTCCGGGAGAACGCCTTCTTCGCGGACGGACGGACGATGCGCCAGCCGCCGCCGGATACGGTGCCGAGGAGTCGGCGGGGTGTCTCCCGGCGCTTCCTCACGGGGCGCGAGGCCCCGGACGCGGGCTACGTGGAGGAACTCCCGCTCGAGCTCACGCGGGAGTTCGTCGAGGGCGGGCAGGGCGCCTACGACATTTATTGCGCGGCCTGCCACGGGGTGCTCGGGGACGGGGTGAGCCAGGTGGCGAGGAACATGGGGCTGCGCGAGCCGCCCTCGCTGGTGGATCTGCCCGAGTACGCGGATGGCTACGTGTACGCCGTCATCAGCGAGGGGTACGGGCTGATGCCGGGCTACGCGGAGAAGCTGACGCCCTCGCAGCGCTGGGCGGTGGTGGCCTACATGCGGGCGCTGCGCGAGAGCCAGCGGGCGAGGCTCGGGGACGTGCCGCCCGAGGCGCGGGAGCGGCTGCTCCAGGAGGGCGCGCCATGA
- the nrfD gene encoding NrfD/PsrC family molybdoenzyme membrane anchor subunit, protein MAEPPATPPREVLASAPLIEGTQSPERLTESLLRPTLGTAGRGWWMLLGLTGGGTALFLAAIAVTLVQGIGAWGNNIPVAWAFGIIDFVWWIGFGHAGTLISAILLLFQQKWRASVNRFAEAMTLFAVVQAGLFPLLHLGRPWVAYWLIPYPSTMRLWPQFKSSLPWDVVAITTYLTVSVLFWFLGLLPDLATARDRATTPRQQFWYGLLSLGWTGSARHWHHWRTAYLLLAGLATPLVLSVHTIVSFDFAIAQVPGWHSTIFPPYFVAGAIFSGLALVLTLLLPTRGALGLGHVITERHVDILCKLLLATGMMVSYGYLQENFFAWYSGDEKEMAAAAFKRSGTWAGLFWFQMFANVVLPHVFWFPRLRRNLAVVWLVSLAVDAGMWLERFTIIVPSLSRDFLPGSWHTYSPTWVDLSLLGGSMCFFGFLFLLFLKFVPPVSISEVKELHHELTAEKGA, encoded by the coding sequence ATGGCTGAGCCACCCGCCACGCCCCCGCGCGAGGTGCTCGCCTCCGCGCCGCTCATCGAGGGGACGCAGAGCCCCGAGCGCCTCACGGAATCCCTCCTGCGGCCCACGTTGGGCACGGCGGGACGGGGCTGGTGGATGCTGCTCGGCCTCACGGGGGGAGGCACGGCGTTGTTCCTCGCGGCCATCGCCGTGACGCTGGTGCAAGGGATTGGGGCGTGGGGCAACAACATCCCGGTGGCGTGGGCTTTCGGCATCATCGACTTCGTGTGGTGGATTGGCTTTGGCCACGCGGGCACGCTCATCTCCGCCATCCTGTTGCTCTTCCAGCAGAAGTGGCGCGCGTCGGTGAACCGTTTCGCCGAGGCGATGACGCTCTTCGCCGTGGTGCAGGCGGGGCTCTTTCCCTTGCTTCACCTGGGGCGGCCCTGGGTGGCCTACTGGCTCATCCCCTATCCGAGCACCATGCGCCTCTGGCCGCAGTTCAAGAGCTCGCTGCCGTGGGACGTGGTGGCCATCACCACGTACCTCACCGTGTCGGTGCTCTTCTGGTTCCTGGGCCTCTTGCCGGACCTCGCGACGGCGCGCGACCGGGCGACCACGCCGCGCCAGCAGTTCTGGTACGGGCTGTTGTCCCTCGGGTGGACGGGCTCGGCGAGGCACTGGCACCACTGGCGCACGGCGTACCTGCTGCTCGCGGGGCTGGCCACGCCGCTGGTGCTCAGCGTGCACACCATCGTCAGCTTCGACTTCGCCATCGCCCAGGTGCCCGGCTGGCACTCCACCATCTTCCCACCCTACTTCGTGGCGGGCGCCATCTTCTCCGGGCTCGCGCTGGTGCTCACGCTGCTGCTCCCCACGCGCGGCGCGCTGGGGCTCGGCCACGTCATCACCGAGCGGCACGTGGACATCCTGTGCAAGCTGCTGCTGGCCACGGGGATGATGGTGTCCTACGGCTACCTCCAGGAGAACTTCTTCGCCTGGTACAGCGGCGACGAGAAGGAGATGGCCGCCGCCGCCTTCAAGCGCTCGGGGACGTGGGCGGGCCTGTTCTGGTTCCAGATGTTCGCCAACGTGGTGCTGCCCCACGTCTTCTGGTTTCCCCGGCTGCGCCGCAACCTCGCGGTGGTGTGGCTCGTCTCGCTGGCCGTCGACGCGGGCATGTGGCTCGAGCGCTTCACCATCATCGTGCCCTCGCTCTCGCGCGACTTCCTGCCGGGCAGTTGGCACACGTACTCGCCCACGTGGGTGGACCTGTCGCTCCTGGGCGGCTCCATGTGCTTCTTCGGCTTCCTCTTCCTGCTCTTCCTCAAGTTCGTCCCGCCCGTGTCCATCAGCGAGGTGAAGGAGCTGCACCACGAGCTGACGGCGGAGAAGGGGGCCTGA